ATACTGCAGTTGGTCATCGTTGAGTTGATATACAAAGTACGAGCGGATGCGTTATGTATTTTTTCTCCTAATCACAAAGGTATTGCGCAGTGATCGCTGATCGTGATAATTTCTTCAGGTTTGTCTCGCGAATCCATCGGAAAGGGCACGTTTCATCAGATGCATCTACAGTCTGCTAAATTCGCCGAGCGCGGCGGTGCGTTACGAAGCAGCGGGCACGTTGGTGACGCTCTCCAGTGCGCCAACCGCCATCAAAGCCGCGGCTTCCTGCTACATTGAACTGGTCGTCAAGGAGAGCGATAACAACGTCAAGCTCATCGTGCTGGATCGGCTGATCGCTATGAAGGACAGTCCCGTGTATGAAAGGGTGCTGCAAGATCTGGTGATGGATGTGCTCCGTGTTCTAGGTATCGCATTTATGAGCAAGCACAACGAGAAACCGTGCTCGAACTTCTATACGCTGCTTTTCTGGTTTGAACAGGATCACCAGCACTGGAAGTCAGGACGAAGACTCTGGCTCTGGCTATGGATTTGGTAACGACTCGTACAATCGAAGAGATGGTCCAGCTGTTGAAGAAGGAAGTCCTCCGGACAGCCGGCGGGGAACACGAGGACGCTGGCAGGTACCGCCAACTCTTGGTACGGACTCTTCACGCTTGCTCCATGAAGTTCGCGGACGTCGCTGTCACCGTCATCCCGGTGTTGACAGATTTTCTGTCGGAGAACAACGAAGCAGCCGCTACGGATGTTCTCGTGTTCGTTCGCGAAGCCATTCAGAGATTTGAAAATCTCAGACCGCTGATTATCGAGAAACTTTTAGAGGTGCGTTATATACCGCTGTGAATATACTTTTGCCGCTGACAATATTGGCAGATACTGATCTCCAGTTCGATGAATTATTAGGTATTCCCTCATATACGGTCGGTAAAAGTGCACAGAGCTGCACTCTGGATTCTTGGTGAATACGCCACGTCGAAGGAGGACATAGAAGCTGTGATGGGCCGTGTGCGTGCAGCGTTGGGCGAGCTGCCGTTGCTCGAGGCAGAAAATAAGCGTCAAGCTGGCGAAAAGTCCGAGGACGGTAACTCGCAAGCCGCACCCGCGCAGCTCGTCACGTCCGATGGAACGTATGCGACGCAGAGTGCTTTCAGTGCGACGTCTGCGAGTGAGTAATTGTTACCTCTACGATGTACATTGTTCcgatgaaatatatttcgttaTGTTAATCGTTCATAAATTTGtatcgaattaatttacaggaaagaaggaggagaagcgACCAGCATTGACGCAGTACATGATGGAGGGCGACTTCTTCATCGGTGCGTCCTTGGCCACGACGTTGGCGAAACTAGCCCTCCGTTACAAGATGCTCGAGAGCAGTCTCCAGAAGAGCAACCGGTTGCAAGCCGAAGCGATGTTCGTGATGTCGAGCGTATTGCAGCTCGGCCGTTCGGGTCTTCCGATAAAAGCTATGACTCACGACGACGCGGAAAGGATCTCTCTATGCCTGAGATCCCTCGCTTGCCCAACGCCCGTCGTGCAAAAGGTCTTCACCGAGGGATGTCGCGACGCTCTCGGTCGCATGTTGACAGCGAAGGCGGAGGAGGACTCGCAGAATCAAAAGGCCAAGGAGAAGCCGGGCAGCGTGGTTCAAGTCGACGACGCGATTCAATTCCTGCAGCTGAGTCGGGGATCCGACTTAGCCGGTGGCGCCGGCGACGTCTTTGAGCAGAGCTTGAGTGCGGCTGTAGTGGGTCGTCCCGGTGCCAGCGGAGATGCCCCGGCTCCGAGCGCCCTAAGCAAGGTCACCCAACTCACTGGCTTCTCGGACCCGGTCTACGCGGAAGCGCTGGTTCACGTCAATCAATACGACATCGTGCTCGATGTCCTGATTGTCAATCAGACGGAGGACACCCTGCAGAATTGCACTTTGGAATTGGCCACGATGGGTGATCTGAAACTCGTGGAGAGACCGCAGCCGATCGTACTTGCGCCGAGAGACTTCGCCACTATCAAGGCGAACGTGAAGGTCGCGTCTACGGAGAATGGAATCATATTCGGCAATATCGGTGAGTATTTTAGATGCGCAGCATTTGAATGCGCAGCATTTTTGGGGAATGTTTATTTGAGACCATCTTGCTACTTCTGTTTTGCAGTTTACGATGTATCGGGAGCGGGATCCGACAGAAGCGTAGTAGTTCTGAACGATATACACATCGACATCATGGATTACATAGTGCCTGCGACGTGTACTGACGCGGAATTCCGTCAGATGTGGGCCGAGTTCGAGTGGGAGAACAAGGTCTCGGTCAACACAGCTCTATCCGATTTGCGAGAATATCTTGCTCATTTGTTGAAGTCTACAAATATGCGTTGTCTCACGCCTGAGAAAGTAAGGTCTTTCTACTTCGTGCATTCGTACTATCAGAATAATATTGCTGCTAGAAAAAAATCGTAAATTGAATCGTGACTCATTCTCCTTGCAGGCCCTTTCGGGACAATGTGGATTTATGGCGGCAAATATGTATGCAAAATCGATATTCGGTGAGGACGCACTGGCGAATTTGTCCATCGAGAAACCGTTGAACAAAGCGGAGGCGCCAGTGGTCGGTCATATCCGTATCAGAGCAAAAAGCCAGGGCATGGCTCTGTCACTGGGCGACAAGATTAATTCAGCGCAGAAGGGCCCGCAAACAAAGGTTGTGCAGGCTTCTTAAGTCGCATCGTTAcgattaaaatcatttctcaGGCTTTCCAAGCGAGGATGGAAACTTTTACGAAATCGGCAAGACTAACGATGTTACTAAATGATTTTCGCGTATTTCTGGCATTTCAATCATCGAGACAACACGAGCATCCCGACATTTTACTGACATCGCTGGGATTTCTTTTGGATTAGTGGATTATTTGGCAATCTAAATATATTGGACTGTCGTTGATATCGCAGTTACATTAAAACGTATTATGCAACGTACGTCCATGTTAATTTATATCacatttgattatatttcCTACCGATGCTATTGTCACATAAGCATGCAATAGTGCGCAACGCGAAGGTAGGATGTATTCATAAATaagagaataaatatatacatatgaaacACTTTACCtacataaatatttcgttttccttaatttttttcagatgCAATTATATAGAGAATAATGTatgtcttttttaaataaaataactaagaaaatggaaaagcCTTGATTTCTTATTGCCAAAAGTTTTCAGATCTTTAAGATAGATAGGTACTCTGCAATAAATCTTATATTCGAATTTTTCTGAATAATAGtgttaaaacatttataaaatttatacacataataaaatttaaaaatcactTATAAATCTTTATTGATAATAGTAAACTAAgaaattactcgaaattttacgtcaAGATGCGAAAGTTTcattagaattttaattaaagattttttaattgatcataaaaatgatacatataatttcctttttcatttccttAAATTTAAAGTCCGTCTCCTTTCGGAAGTTTAGTTCGTGGCGTGATGTCGACGAGTTTTTTTCCGATCAGTTTCTTTGCCTTTGAGTTTGATTTAGTCGTCAATATTGAAGTAGTGAGAAGTTTAGGGCTGTATGAAGTTTCCGGTCGTGCCCTGAATGAACTGCTTCCGTCTTTGATTGAAGATGCGCTCGTAACTGCAAAAGCGAGCTTCCTTTGACTCTGCGGTTGTACTGGAGTTTTCGTAATATTAGGAGTTGTAGTAGTAATACACTTCGCGGTAGTAAACTAAAGTAGTAACAGTGGTAAGATGAGTAGTAGTAGTGGTCTTGGTAGCAGTAGAAATAGTACGTTTCATGACGGTAGAAGTACTCGTTGCATTGGACGCAGCAATAGTAGAAATAGTAGAAATAGCTGGAGCAATAGTactcataaattaaattgagaattgAGTAATCACGGATATTGAGCAGAAATCGAGGATTGttctaaagaaataataagagATTAGTGCTAAGAAGGGgaagtatataataaactatttataatatttgtaatatgatataattattatataacatacataAATACCATTCTTGCATGTATAAGAAAATATCCGAAGAAATTGCGTGTTTAGAGAAACATTCTTTAAGAAACTAGATCTAGATTTCTGACCGAGTTATCGATTTGTTATGTCATGAAAATTCTTGTGTTCGTAAACAAATCATTAGTCGATATTATAGGCATATAGAGAGGAATGCGCgacttgttattttttatgattattagtAGGCACACGCAGCGTGTCGGAAATGTGGCTTGAAAAAGAGGGGAACGACGACACGTCTCTCATCCACATGTGGCAATTCGATTATTCCATTCAACTTCTCCATCTGAAGCAGGCGTCACTACCGACGTCTCACAAGGGATCCAACATATCGCTGTAATATTTCTACCGCTTCAACTCACTCAGCAAAATACTACAGCAGCTGATTCAAGCTGCAGGCAAAGGCGAATAACACCAAAGTATATATGGAAAAGAACTTCACTTCAAGAAGATGTCGATCGTCATTTATCCAATGATATTTAAACGGAAATCGTAGCTCCGCTTTAATATAGAATAccatgattgaaaaatattaatattgtgatATTTTTTGCTCTCacgcattaatataatatcatttagaattcaatattttagaaacattaaaaattagaatttagaaaaattaaagaatttaatattgattaaatacAAGGGAATATCTTCTAAATTCGTAAATAATGCCTTTGGCATATTTGGCGAGGAGATATCTGAAGAGGTCTCGTCTCAGGATTGATAAAATGGACAAATTTCAAGACATTAAACACGTTCGTCACTGCAAATAGATCCTCCGCAATCAGGTATGGATCgaaattatcttaattttcCCTTGGTATCAGCACCGGATGGATCCTTTCGTATCTCGGTGCATTGTTGAGGATAAGTCGCGGTCTAAAAACACTGGTCACCATAGATAAAGCATATTTCTAGTGAAATCGATAAAATTCCACATGTCTTGCAAATAAGTCTTCAGATCGTCGATGtatatcttgaaattttcGAGTCTGTTAACTGAGGTAGGCTTAGATAGATATGAAACACAAATGCAACGTAAAAAGagattatattatcttatctGTTAGTTATTATACCTTTCTTATCTCTTCCATATAAAACCGAAGATGTATAGCATGACGATACCTTCCAAGGGGGTAGAAGCAGCGCCTCTTTGACGAGCTAAATAAGTCTCGAGGTTTCTCTTCATTTCCTGAGTGCCCAGGAGCCTAACAATTTCCACTTTCGCACGCTGCGACACCAGCATGAGCACAACTACAAACATGTTCGTAGTGCGAATCGTTAATTAAGTAACGGTGCTTTTATTGTTTCACGATACAATTCGatacgaatttataaaatcgttctactttctatttctcttctgtttatattttgaaattaaaattaaaatttgtttctgtCTATTCTCTTAAATCTTTCAACGTGATATTAAAGCCAGAAATCGGATACAGTTATTAAAATCAACCGTCgacattgaaaataaaatcgcacCATACGCCACGGTACCGACGCAAGAGATTGCGCAAATATTTGATCCGCTATTAGAACGCTGCGCGGTCAATAGTCACTCCGGGGAAATGTTCGCGACAAACCACGACTTTGCCCAGGAACAATCGCGGTCCATTAATGCAAGCTGACTTAACAATATCCACCGTGATACGACGcggattaataattttaattatacaacaaagaagaagaaagaagaatacTTCATTACGCGCAATCCGcattaaaaagcattttttatgTGATTTACGGACTTTCCGCGGCAGCCAGAGAGCAAGACGACAGGGGTGAAGAGCTCGGGGGTTGCGTTACGCCGGAACGAACGACTCGTGAGGAAAGAGCGGAAGAGGAGGTAATTGTTTGCACGGTGGCTCCTGTCTTTCCGGCCATGGTTGCACGCGATGTTTGCTCAGTAGCTCAATCCGAAGGATCGAGCGATCATAAGAGCTATCCACGCCGCTTCTGTCCGCTTCTTACTCATCCGATCATCCCCTTGTCGCCGAAGTTTTCTACCGTTTCTGCTAGGTATACCTACAGCACGCACACGCAAGTTATGTATATCGTCCATCTGCTCGTTTGACGCGGGCACGTGGGACAGGGTGAAATAGACAAAACGACATTACTTGAGCAAAAAACTTAATGAAGAATAAAGAGAGGGTTCTGGCGAGTTAAGTTTCGCAGATGTTGAAATCTGTTATCAAAATCTAAACACGTATGCTAGTCAGTTAATACTCTGCAAAGGTAAATTGCCGTACAAATGAGTACTTATAGTTCACAAATGCATGCCTCAAAACGATCAAAAGCTAATAAATTTCGAGTCAAAGCTGTATCAGCAATTTGCAAGTCAAAATTGTTTCGTTCGGCTGCGAACTCAAAGTGCATAAATTAGGAGACAGAGTAGGTTGCTACAAAAATTGCTAGAAACTAAACTATTAGTTATCAAAAGCGCTCTAACACTTTACAACTAAAATTCCGCTTAACAAATTGTAAGACAAAAACTGTGCTATGGATTAATCAGCAAAGAACGTTGATAATCGGATATCTCGCTCGAAGATTCGTTCTTACTGGCAGCGCGAGAGACAAGTGGAAAGGAGCGGGTGAAAGTGATACGGAGCGGACAAAGAATCTCAAGCGAGCAGACGCAGGCTTTTTCGCTCTTCCGCGCCGTCATCCTGTGTCCATCCGGAAGAGGAAAGTCTTCTGAATAGGCCGACAGGAAAAACACCTGATCGCCTGGCTGGCGGCGGCGAGAGGAAGTGCTCGCACCAATAAATCTCAGCCACGGTCGCAGACGCATCTCAGTACCTCGTGTCATCCTTAACATCTTTCTGCAATATCTTCAACGCGCTTCCTGCACGCACGCGTGCGCGAAATAATACCGAGATGCCGTCATGGGTCGGCACATTGAGGATACTGTGGTTGCTCTTGATCTTGGTGGCCCTTCACGAGGGCTCGCCGGCAGTCAGAAAGGTCAGGAAGGCTCCAGCCAATTTCCGTTATTCCAAAGATCTAGTGGCGGCAGCTACGGATCACGGTGGTACGTAATCGTTGTTTCGCTCGCGAAATTATGAAGCGTTGTGACTGATTAAAATCGACGACCTACGatatgtttcatatttaaCAAATGTCATATTAAGCGAATGTCGTTAATTCCAAAAATTCCAAAAACATTGCGCGCATTGATCGTTCTATAATATTTCAGTTTCGATTGTATTTTTAAGCGTGCTGATTTGTTAACGCATTGATTGATAATCAATCATCCAtacgttaaattaatatgcgtaaaataatatttatttataaagcagCAAATCGGATATAAATATGCAGGGAGAAAATTTCGACGTTGTAAAACTGCGATTGTGTTTTGTTAATATCTTCACACGCGCCGCGTTCGCTTTTATGCAATGCGAATAAAAGATCTAACCGATTTTGGCGTTGACGACTGCAAATATATTCGCGAGAACAGAGCTCTCGGTAGATTATGCGGATTCACTGCAGATCGTGCTAATTCGCCTGTGTTGGAGAATTAAAAGTGTATTCGCGAATtgttttaaaagttataatatagCACATGTGTCGTACGCACATATAAATGCAACATATATTCGTTGCGTTTTAATCTGTAACAACTATGCTTCCTATTTCATGTTTtaattcctttctctcttcttataCTAAATTTTAAGCAATTTTTCACGATGCGTCACTTGATCCTCACGCAATTTCAGAAATCTGTGTGACGTGCACGGTACACATTGGTTGACATATTCATTGAAGGATACAAACTGACATTTGTTTTGATATCTGAGAAATAGAAACTGAAATGTCATCTTCCATTAAAGATTTTCCTTGAAAGAGTGTCTTTCAAGAAGTAAGAACATTGATGACAGAATCCTCAGGCTTAACATACTCAATGCTACGACTTTTCCGTCGACAAGCAAGCGGCTAATTTCGTCTTCAATATTTCATCTccgttttatcaataaaacgAACAATATCTGTGAATCTGTAAAGAATTGTCTCTGACAAAAAAGGTCACAATAGAGAAACTCCGACAAAGTAAATGATCGCCTTTTTAAGCCGCGAAACGGGACTCGTTAAACGGGAGAAGAGCAGTCCCTCAACGACGTTGCAAATCGATACTttatttagattttatttgaatagGGAAAGACAGTCATCGCGAGGAGGCCACCGGTTCGAAACATGAGGAGGATCATCGCGACACGCATGGCCACAAAGGCGACAAGGTATGACGTCCTCTCCGGCGTCTCTCCCGCGTTCCTGCGATATCCAGGCCGACGTCATCGGTGATTCCTTCCCTTTTTTTATCACCCTAATATAAGCATCCCGGTGCTACCCCTTTCTCTTCCACCGCTAACCCGGAGATATTTATTACACGGTCGTTCCTGTAGGAGCATCGTTCTCGGGGACGAAACGGAGGCTCGTTCGGGGCCAGGTTTCGTACGCGACTATAAAGTTTCTCACCCTTTTGTGCCGCGCTGAACGTTCCCGATACCGCTTTAGATTTCTGCAAATCCCCATATTCGCAAGAGGCAGCTTCAAAACTGGCTGAGGATCTCGTACTTTATTGACATTCTAATAATACCATGATTTCGTCAATCGAAATTCGCTTTTTAATAGAACAGAGTTCTCTCGACTCCTCGATATTACGACGTTGTGTATCCTCCATGAAGATCCATCGTCCGTTTTTCATCGTCTGTCGACAAGGCCTCGCGTTATCGCCACATCAACCCTTAATAACaatctgtaatatttttccttaACTGCTCAATAAGACGTATCTTGATTGCGAAGGGTTACAAGGCGTTCCACGAGTTCGACAAGATTGACAAGGGCCATCTTGACAAAGAGAAACACAAACATGAGTATGACGAAGAAGATggcgaagagaaaaaaaaccaCGATGAAGCCGGTCACTATGGCGAGGAGCATCATGGCGAGGACGGCGAGAAAAGTGCGAAATTCGGCGAAGACGGCAAGCATCAGAAAGGGTACAGTACGAAAGGGGAGCACAGCGTTTTCAAGAAGGTATAATGCATGTCAGTGTTTTGCTTGGCGAAATTAATTCGTTCCGGATAATGTAATACATTGGCTCGAATCGCGTATCAATGCAATAAAATCGCGATAATTTAAAGAACGCGTTGATTGCGGTTTTCTGATCACActgaaaatacaattaaacacTTATACATTTGCGTTGTATATATCTCGATTTAAGTCATATAGATGAACGTGacaatttatgattttattagcAAGATTTTTATGCTTTTGAATGAATACATGATCCTTGCTTAAAGGATGAGTACGAAAAGAAGCACGATTTTTACGACGAGTACCACGAGGATGGAGGAAGCGAAAAGCACGGTGGATGGCACGAAGAACACGAGGGCAAGAAGGGCGGCCATGAGAAGAAGGGTTACCTGCACGCCGGGCATCATGAggttgttatttattaaaattgcatattttctTCGTAATGTTTGCATGTCTGTATGTTGCGCATCAATTCTGCTTTGCTTCGCAAGCGCATTTGTATGACACTTCGCTCTTAATTCCAGGGTCATCACGGTGCGGGGAAGAAGCACGAGGGTGGTCACCATCATGACGAGAAGAAAGGTCACAAATCGGCCGAAGGGCACGACAGTCATCACGAGCATGACGAGAAACATGGCCATAAAGGCGGTCACGCTTCGAGCCACAAATGGTCGAAATCAAATCATCATTAACgaaacttatttttctttgtataaCTACATAATACGCGCTTTGTTTGTATATCGTCTTTGTTGAGAATTTCATGGACATATCGAAAGTACGTTGGAATAGCATTAAATAGCGCGGTAGTGATcttatcaagaaaaataataacagtttTAATCTCAATAAGTTTTTAAAGACGATAACGTAATATCGAAACGCTagacaaatattttgatgtaaGTGCGAGTATCttgaacaaatataatttatctacGTCGAGACACATGGTGCAGTTTCTCGAACAAGTCTGCATTATACTTGTCAATTGTCACTTGCTTGATTTGAATCAACGCGGTGATGCCGATCGctgcgaaaaaagaaaagtgaaaACCGTGGCGTAAATCGGTCGTGCTTCAATGCATGTTGCATTGTGTGCGAGAGCTAGCGAAATTTGTACACTTTAAGCCAAATGCATGGCATCGAGACGACCTTACGAGTCCTTGTTTTTCCTAGAAAGCAATAGAAAGAATTTCTATATCGATTTTATGTTTGACACgcacgtaattattttattaaataaaagtcgGAATTAAAAACTATTCATGTCACGAATTTCATGCTTGTTTTCTTGGATTATAGAGATTATAGagattatagaaattatagaTGGATATTTTGCTGTTGTAAGTATtgcataattgtataatatttttatgaaataattaagataattattccACGTGTTATAGaatgaaatcaattttattacatgttcCATTATGGATCATTATCTTGAATAGTGCTGCTATTGTACATGAACTGATATTTCCATAATTAATGTATGAATAATGTTGATACAGTCATTGAAAATATACAGCATGTAATCCCATCGTAATGCAGATATGTTACTCCGAAAATCGATCAAACCGCGATTGTCCAATGTATCTATTTTCTGGTAAATTTACTCAACGATCAAACTTTAGTAATCAATTATAGTGTGTGCAATTGATCTGCTGGTATTATACTATGATTGGTTTGACACCTATCCATAACAgttaagtatatttatttagatgTGTTGGCACAATTACTCCTTAAGTTAATTGATTTAGTGATTACACAATAAACAACGAatcttatcgcgcgcgcgcattctcaagaatataatatatctttaataacatatataataataccttTCTATGAGCacgtgcaaatataaatatcatattaatgTGATATCAATGTGgtatttatgttataaaaattttgaataataaagtttatcttaatgttaatattctcCATTTTCCTCCCTCTTTAAACGAATAAGGAAAAAcgagtaaaaaatatataaacaaaaagaatAAACTTGTCaagttttttgttttatattatattagcgagaaattttcgataaaattttagTTTGCACAAGATCAAGAAAGAAGAATAGCGTTTTATCTATTTTGCATTTCTAAGTCTTCAAAATTCGATCTTTGTGATATCACGATATTGAATTTCgcagaaataaaaacatacGTAAAGGACCGTTGCGTGTAATAAGGTCAGTACGCGTTCGTCGAGACGAATACCGCCAGGACGAGGAGTCCGTGAAGATTGTAGTGGAAGATTGTTAAAGACTCTTAACTTGTTAACGACTCTTTGCTCACGTAATATTCGTTTTGTGGGTGGAAAACAATGTCAGAATCATTTAGTGTCCGTGACATAAGTCGATGAATCCTGCCCTTCATTCCTCGATGTcaattgaagaaattattgCGACTCTGCTCATATCAATctaattaagtaattttaatcaagtaatttttattttattttacaatgtgATATCATGAGTGTTCTATCgttttataaactttaaatttataaataattctataaatCATTTTGTTTTAAACTAAAGTACGTTTATCAAAATGATAATCGTTTTACTATTTTAGATCTATCTCGATCTCGAAATATCATGCAAACTTTTTATGCGAATCTCATTGACCGAAAGTTTCGAAACGCATctagattggcaacagatatAATTGCATAACAAATTCTTTTCAATTACCTCTTCTAATTAAGACTCAATCTAGTGTTGCCGAACATGAACAGTGTTACGAGCGTCGTAATTGTTCCATTTAAGCTTGAATGCACGCAGAATTCGACGTAATGATCGCGTGAAAAGTCACGCCACGAAACTCCTTTTCACTTCAGCTGACATAATCAATCAATTGCCTAGTCGAATGAAACTCCTGTGTATTTATACTAGAATCGCAGTTATTCTCTTAAAActagcaaaataattttaaaattgttttgtaaaaaaattatattgagttaacataaaatgtaagaatcataaaatcgtaaaatataaaataagaaaatcgtAAGACAATGGTAAAAGACATaagaaattgcaaataatgGAAAGTGGACTGGATATATGCACAACATATAATATCAACTAAGGAAATTCTTGAAACGTATCAGAGCATTGCGCGGAAAATAAGAGGATAAATCCATTCCGTCATTATGGTGGTCCAAAGTAAGTTGGCTTGTGGTTAATTCTTTTGATCAAGTTCCATCGTCACGTGTAGCGGGACTGCAATTCGCTCCGTTCTATTCTCTTTGAAGTAATAATCTACGTGATGGCGACAACCGCAGGAGATCGTGTGTGACTTTACGCGATGCGCATCGTCATGATGTTCTACGTATTGAATTCTGTAGCATTAATCTAACGACTACGCAAAATTCGTTCTCATTTGTCAGTGCCATTGTTTAGCCACCGCTGATCAATATTGCAAATCATTTGCGACAGCTGCGTTCCACGCGAGCGTCAAGCGTTACGTCTTTTTCGTATGATAGATTGGCCAATGCAAGTGATTTTGCcttttttaatgtatatgtTGATACGCGGCAATCGCCGAAAGGAGAAACACTACATGCATAAATAGGAATTGTCTCGCGACATAAGATCTGGCACATTTTGCATACCACGCGAGCGCAACGTGCTCGCTTTCCGCGTGTTACGATACCTCAATAATCGATAAAAAGTGTTGCGTAAGGGCCGTTAATAATAGACTCAATAATAAGAGATCGGGATGCTTTCAGATCTCGGTTTCTCGGCCGAGCGACGATCTTGTGCAATCGAAACAGAGAAAGGAGGAAGCCAAATCGTAGGAGCAGCTTCGTCGGTGGTTCCTTGAGCACTTTGAGGCGCCTAATTGCTGTAAAACTGTCGTATCATTCGCGAGCGGTTTTCTGATAGAGGAAATCGATATAATTGCCCGGCCGCGTAAGGACCGCGGCTCAGTCTTTGTCGCGGTCTCCACGAACGATGAAAACCTACCGGAAACCACCGGTGGCTACAGTGCTACTGCTGCTGGTGCATTTGGTAATATTTCGGACGAAGTCCTTGCGCGATCCTTCGATAACGAAACCGCGGCAGTGTGATGCGTGATGAGCAAAATGACGGCTGATGTTAcaatgagaatttaattaatttccgtcACGTTGTGACGTTTTGtattaatgcaataatgcaCGAACGCGTTGCCATAAatgtcgaaataaataattcgcgGTAAATGTTCAAATGCGAGGGCTGCCAGCAACAAAAGGTCCGTGGCGTGTATACgtcaacttttaattaaagggACGCAGCGAGGGAGGATGAAGTGATGCAGTGCCGAATACTGTGAAATATTACATGTGATCTTGTCTGACCTCACAATAATTTAACTAATATGCGTGACATATTCAACGATAACAAATTTTAgcgtatttataaataattattgtaccCGCG
The Ooceraea biroi isolate clonal line C1 chromosome 4, Obir_v5.4, whole genome shotgun sequence genome window above contains:
- the LOC105283607 gene encoding coatomer subunit beta, whose product is MSTTTEQPCYTLVNVPMDTEPLQPNELQLKLDLEKGTLKAKIDAIKKIILLLLSGERLPGLLMSIIRFALPLQNHTVKKLLLIYWEIVPKTSADGKLLQEMILVCDAYRKDLQHPNEFVRGSTLRFLCKLKEPELLEPLMPAIIGCLEHRHSYVRRNAVLAIFTIYRNFEFLIPDAPELIAKYLEGEQDMSCRRNAFLMLLHADQSRALAYLAACLDQVPSFGDILQLVIVELIYKVCLANPSERARFIRCIYSLLNSPSAAVRYEAAGTLVTLSSAPTAIKAAASCYIELVVKESDNNVKLIVLDRLIAMKDSPVYERVLQDLVMDVLRVLGSPALEVRTKTLALAMDLVTTRTIEEMVQLLKKEVLRTAGGEHEDAGRYRQLLVRTLHACSMKFADVAVTVIPVLTDFLSENNEAAATDVLVFVREAIQRFENLRPLIIEKLLEVFPHIRSVKVHRAALWILGEYATSKEDIEAVMGRVRAALGELPLLEAENKRQAGEKSEDGNSQAAPAQLVTSDGTYATQSAFSATSARKKEEKRPALTQYMMEGDFFIGASLATTLAKLALRYKMLESSLQKSNRLQAEAMFVMSSVLQLGRSGLPIKAMTHDDAERISLCLRSLACPTPVVQKVFTEGCRDALGRMLTAKAEEDSQNQKAKEKPGSVVQVDDAIQFLQLSRGSDLAGGAGDVFEQSLSAAVVGRPGASGDAPAPSALSKVTQLTGFSDPVYAEALVHVNQYDIVLDVLIVNQTEDTLQNCTLELATMGDLKLVERPQPIVLAPRDFATIKANVKVASTENGIIFGNIVYDVSGAGSDRSVVVLNDIHIDIMDYIVPATCTDAEFRQMWAEFEWENKVSVNTALSDLREYLAHLLKSTNMRCLTPEKALSGQCGFMAANMYAKSIFGEDALANLSIEKPLNKAEAPVVGHIRIRAKSQGMALSLGDKINSAQKGPQTKVVQAS
- the LOC105283608 gene encoding histidine-rich glycoprotein, translating into MPSWVGTLRILWLLLILVALHEGSPAVRKVRKAPANFRYSKDLVAAATDHGGKDSHREEATGSKHEEDHRDTHGHKGDKGYKAFHEFDKIDKGHLDKEKHKHEYDEEDGEEKKNHDEAGHYGEEHHGEDGEKSAKFGEDGKHQKGYSTKGEHSVFKKDEYEKKHDFYDEYHEDGGSEKHGGWHEEHEGKKGGHEKKGYLHAGHHEGHHGAGKKHEGGHHHDEKKGHKSAEGHDSHHEHDEKHGHKGGHASSHKWSKSNHH